Proteins encoded in a region of the Globicephala melas chromosome 1, mGloMel1.2, whole genome shotgun sequence genome:
- the PAQR6 gene encoding membrane progestin receptor delta isoform X2, which produces MGLGHPARRSGGWTRLGLFSGSPLSPTPRPGLARLPATLFSLPLARLARARDSTRGARGLPTHRLRSAHQTLGVLGRWYHVWLPPPHQLGLGLCPQLLPDDQRDRQHLDSLPAHLVLPVAPPGAGGRPGLPVGALPLAAARLPAARLPLPVCVVLRAHLQLHVTPRASHLLLPGLRRAQPLQPGFPELESPALSKILRTAAFTYPFLFDNLPLFYRLGLCWGRGHSCGQEALSTSHGYHLFCALLTGFLFASHLPERLAPGRFDYIGHSHQLFHICAVLGTHFQLEAVLADMGSRRAWLAMQEPPLGLAGTVATLGLAVAGNLLIIAAFTASLFQAPSTCPLLQGGPLERNTKAKLQ; this is translated from the exons ATGGGGCTGGGCCACCCCGCACGGCGCTCTGGAGGCTGGACAAGGCTGGGATTGTTCTCTGGCTCCCCTTTGTCTCCCACTCCCCGCCCAGGCCTGGCCCGCCTGCCCGccactctcttctccctcccattGGCCCGGCTGGCAAGAGCCAGGGACTCCACCCGTGGAGCCCGGGGCCTGCCGACCCACCGGCTTAGGAGCGCCCATCAAACTCTGG GTGTTCTGGGAAGATGGTATCATGTCTGGCTACCGCCGCCCCACCAGCTCGGCCTTGGACTGTGTCCTCAGCTCCTTCCAGATGACCAACGAGACCGTCAACATCTGGACTCACTTCCTGCCCACTTG GTACTTCCTGTGGCGCCTCCTGGCGCTGGCGGGAGGCCAGGGCTTCCGGTCGGAGCCCTACCACTGGCCGCTGCTCGTCTTCCTGCTGCCCGCCTGCCTCTACCCGTTTGCGTCGTGCTGCGCGCACACCTTCAGCTCCATGTCACCCCGCGCGCGTCACATCTGCTACTTCCTGGACTACGGCGCGCTCAGCCTCTACAGCCTGG GTTCCCAGAGCTAGAAAGCCCTGCGCTCAGTAAGATCCTCCGCACGGCTGCCTTCACCTATCCCTTTCTGTTCGACAACCTCCCGCTCTTCTATCGG CTCGGACTGTGCTGGGGCAGGGGCCACAGCTGTGGGCAGGAGGCACTGAGCACCAGCCACGGCTACCACCTCTTCTGCGCGTTGCTCACTGGCTTCCTGTTTGCTTCCCACCTGCCTGAGCGGCTGGCACCAGGACGCTTTGATTACATCG GCCACAGCCACCAGCTATTCCACATCTGTGCAGTGCTGGGCACACACTTCCAGCTGGAGGCGGTGCTGGCTGATATGGGATCTCGCCGAGCCTGGCTGGCCATGCAGGAACCGCCGCTGGGCCTGGCGGGCACAGTGGCCACACTGGGCTTGGCAGTGGCTGGGAACCTGCTCATCATTGCTGCTTTCACAGCTTCCCTATTTCAGGCTCCCAGTACGTGCCCCCTGTTGCAGGGTGGCCCGCTGGAGAGGAATACAAAGGCCAAACTACAGTGA
- the PAQR6 gene encoding membrane progestin receptor delta isoform X1, whose protein sequence is MLSLKLPQLLRVHQVPRVFWEDGIMSGYRRPTSSALDCVLSSFQMTNETVNIWTHFLPTWYFLWRLLALAGGQGFRSEPYHWPLLVFLLPACLYPFASCCAHTFSSMSPRARHICYFLDYGALSLYSLGCAFPYAAYSMPASWLHSRLHQLFVPAAALNSFLCTGLSCYSRFPELESPALSKILRTAAFTYPFLFDNLPLFYRLGLCWGRGHSCGQEALSTSHGYHLFCALLTGFLFASHLPERLAPGRFDYIGHSHQLFHICAVLGTHFQLEAVLADMGSRRAWLAMQEPPLGLAGTVATLGLAVAGNLLIIAAFTASLFQAPSTCPLLQGGPLERNTKAKLQ, encoded by the exons ATGCTCAGTCTCAAGCTGCCCCAACTCCTTCGCGTCCACCAGGTCCCCAGG GTGTTCTGGGAAGATGGTATCATGTCTGGCTACCGCCGCCCCACCAGCTCGGCCTTGGACTGTGTCCTCAGCTCCTTCCAGATGACCAACGAGACCGTCAACATCTGGACTCACTTCCTGCCCACTTG GTACTTCCTGTGGCGCCTCCTGGCGCTGGCGGGAGGCCAGGGCTTCCGGTCGGAGCCCTACCACTGGCCGCTGCTCGTCTTCCTGCTGCCCGCCTGCCTCTACCCGTTTGCGTCGTGCTGCGCGCACACCTTCAGCTCCATGTCACCCCGCGCGCGTCACATCTGCTACTTCCTGGACTACGGCGCGCTCAGCCTCTACAGCCTGG gCTGCGCCTTCCCCTATGCCGCCTACTCCATGCCGGCCTCCTGGCTGCACAGCCGCCTGCACCAGCTATTTGTGCCCGCCGCCGCACTCAATTCTTTCCTGTGCACCGGCCTCTCCTGCTACTCCCG GTTCCCAGAGCTAGAAAGCCCTGCGCTCAGTAAGATCCTCCGCACGGCTGCCTTCACCTATCCCTTTCTGTTCGACAACCTCCCGCTCTTCTATCGG CTCGGACTGTGCTGGGGCAGGGGCCACAGCTGTGGGCAGGAGGCACTGAGCACCAGCCACGGCTACCACCTCTTCTGCGCGTTGCTCACTGGCTTCCTGTTTGCTTCCCACCTGCCTGAGCGGCTGGCACCAGGACGCTTTGATTACATCG GCCACAGCCACCAGCTATTCCACATCTGTGCAGTGCTGGGCACACACTTCCAGCTGGAGGCGGTGCTGGCTGATATGGGATCTCGCCGAGCCTGGCTGGCCATGCAGGAACCGCCGCTGGGCCTGGCGGGCACAGTGGCCACACTGGGCTTGGCAGTGGCTGGGAACCTGCTCATCATTGCTGCTTTCACAGCTTCCCTATTTCAGGCTCCCAGTACGTGCCCCCTGTTGCAGGGTGGCCCGCTGGAGAGGAATACAAAGGCCAAACTACAGTGA
- the BGLAP gene encoding LOW QUALITY PROTEIN: osteocalcin (The sequence of the model RefSeq protein was modified relative to this genomic sequence to represent the inferred CDS: deleted 1 base in 1 codon): MRPLMFLALLALATLCLAGWSDAKPRDEESGKGAAFVSKQEGSEVVKRLRRYLDHGLGAPAPYPDPLEPRREVCELNPACDELADHIGFQEAYRRFYAQPRALSPAGLAGSPQLWLLSGTPPPPLSLTSLPGKCEIPAAGSIIPAAPE, translated from the exons ATGAGACCCCTCATGTTCCTCGCCCTACTGGCCCTGGCCACACTCTGCCTCGCTGGCTGGTCAG ATGCAAAGCCCAGAGATGAGGAGTCTGGCAAAGGTGCAG CCTTTGTGTCCAAGCAGGAGGGCAGCGAGGTGGTGAAGAGACTCAGGCGCTACCTGGATCATGGGCTGGG AGCCCCAGCCCCCTACCCAGATCCGCTGGAGCCCAGGAGGGAGGTGTGTGAGCTCAACCCCGCCTGTGACGAGCTGGCTGACCACATTGGCTTCCAGGAGGCCTATCGGCGCTTCTAC GCACAGCCTAGAGCTCTCAGCCCCGCCGGCCTGGCTGGCAGCCCCCAGCTCTGGCTCCTCTCCgggacccctccccctcccctctccctgaccTCCCTGCCCGGCAAGTGTGAGATCCCAGCAGCTGGGAGCATCATCCCAGCTGCTCCAGAATAA